One genomic segment of Linepithema humile isolate Giens D197 chromosome 5, Lhum_UNIL_v1.0, whole genome shotgun sequence includes these proteins:
- the LOC105668088 gene encoding uncharacterized protein gives MNLEETIMRFFTMLLGITKKNQDVRKKHLRNVFIRKRRMLMNFQRLCHEQRNDLLIKWMQINDSRPLTLLIDGIRYRRIWMKERSNDFWHRIVNNHYTTIEWLESFRMSKDSFLELCNHLKAELEPKEQMLKSRDALSVEKQVAVTLYKLASCAEYRVIGNVMGIHKSTVKKCIYRVVKAINKLMLRDYIYMPHELEANHIAQKFEEKSFIPQIIGSIDGTHIPITAPKEGYRDFVNRKGWTSYNVLAIVDHNGRFRNVVIKHPGSTHDAAVLKDSVLYKNINIIIPQVTRNINGMDIPFMIVGDPAYPLLEWLLKGYSGSLSAEEESFNVYLNSARVSIEMAFGRLKARWRILQKRIESDYKFVPEIITTCCILHNFVESKNDRFIIQWLDEVEESNRLFPQPRSTSNVEREGFNSTAIRNHLKQYLSDNFPLRKALIRQ, from the exons atgaatTTGGAGGAAActataatgagattttttacTATGTTGCTTGGGATCACGAAGAAAAATCAAGATGTTCGAAAGAAGCACTTGCGGAATGTATTTATTCGCAAACGTCGTATGCTTATGAACTTCCAGAGGTTATGTCATGAGCAAAGAAACGATCTGCTCATCAAGTGGATGCAAATTAACGATTCGAGACCTCTAACACTACTTATAGACGGTATACGGTACCGGAGAATATGGATGAAAGAAAGGAGTAATGATTTCTGGCATAGAATTGTGAATAATCACTACACTACAATAGAATGGCTAGAAAGTTTTCGGATGTCTAAAGACAGTTTTTTAGAATTATGCAATCATCTTAAAGCTGAACTGGAACCAAAAGAACAAATGTTAAAATCGAGAGATGCTTTGTCTGTAGAAAAACAAGTAGCTGTTACTCTATACAAACTAGCAAGTTGTGCAGAGTACAGGGTAATTGGAAATGTAATGGGCATACACAAATCAACAGTAAAAAAGTGTATATATAGAGTAGTGAAAgctatcaataaattaatgcttcgagattacatatatatgccCCATGAGCTTGAAGCAAATCACATAGCACAAAAGTtcgaagaaaaatcttttattccaCAAATTATTGGCAGTATCGATGGTACGCACATACCAATCACTGCACCGAAAGAAGGCTACAGAGATTTTGTAAACAGAAAAGGATGGACGTCGTATAATGTTCTTGCAATTGTTGATCACAATGGAAG attCAGAAACGTCGTTATAAAACATCCAGGTAGCACTCATGACGCTGCTGTTTTGAAAGATAGTGTTCtgtataagaatattaatatcatcatACCTCAG GTTACACGAAACATTAATGGAATGGATATACCTTTCATGATTGTTGGTGATCCAGCTTATCCGTTGTTGGAATGGCTTCTAAAAGGCTATTCTGGCTCATTGTCAGCGGAAGAAGAGTCctttaatgtatatttgaaCTCTGCCCGAGTATCTATAGAAATGGCATTTGGTAGATTAAAAGCTAGGTGGAGGATTTTGCAGAAACGAATCGAATCTGATTACAAATTTGTGCCTGAAATTATTACAACTTGTTGCATCTTGCACAACTTTGTTGAAAGTAAGAATGATCGGTTTATCATTCAGTGGTTGGACGAGGTTGAAGAATCTAATCGGTTATTTCCTCAACCACGATCCACATCTAACGTTGAAAGAGAAGGTTTTAATAGTACAGCTATAAGAAATCACTTGAAACAATACTTGTCAGATAATTTTCCTTTAAGAAAAGCCTTGATAAGGCAGTGA
- the LOC137000255 gene encoding SCAN domain-containing protein 3-like, protein MDSSSMDSSMHDINNKKKGAVKKRTIRNFNLSWLDEDCFKGWLAPHPEKNKALCVVCNKTIRCCKTNLTQHSQTETHLTNIKPQNQSLNHNYNERVLHKNKVKRAEIKLAAFFAEHNIAFCTADHLIPLLKDICIEPEITQNLSLKYTKCTKIVENVIAKREVEKLVEILQIRKFSILIDESTDITDTKFMCLLVKFISPTDKKIKTQLLELLALDATNCTASNIFKTFKIFLNKKNIPIKNIVGMASDNASVMTGCNNSFFSHLKTEVPGVVLLNCICHSSAIVASKACEKLPKRCENLIRNVSTYISGSAKRCAILGKFQKFFNVEKKKLLKLSNTRWLVLHNCVIRLLENWEVLKNYFLVAVVEDKSQSAEAILAQLNDESIKAYLLFLKYSLHFFNNFNILFQSRKILIHKLYNSSQQIIHQIAQNFMVPEALKDIVTLNVDDERNIKHLLDIYVGPDCESFLVNQPLVFVQDIKLTCLNFYITALKEMLKRLPYKNSFFKQLTFLDAKIALYDEGRNEIKDLSIIASHFENIDITKLGFEWRILPTVINDTEKIELALLEVDEMWQKIFHYKDFNEEKMFPNLELLVESVLTFPHSNAEAERIFSIVTDVKNKKRNSLSDSITSAICTIRSSFQADNINCINFEVDDRHLELHNAQNLYSKHKSDSA, encoded by the coding sequence atggaTAGTAGTAGTATGGATAGTAGTATGCatgatatcaataataaaaaaaaaggagctgTTAAAAAACgaacaattagaaattttaatttatcgtggTTAGATGAAGATTGTTTTAAAGGATGGTTGGCTCCTCATCCCGAGAAAAATAAAGCTCTTTGTGTCGTGTGTAACAAGACTATCAGATGTTGTAAAACGAATTTAACGCAACATTCACAAACGGAAACACATTTAACTAACATAAAGCCTCAAAATCAAAGCCTCAATCATAATTATAACGAGCGTgtattacacaaaaataaagtaaaacgcGCGGAAATAAAGTTAGCTGCTTTTTTTGCTGAGcataatattgctttttgcACCGCGGATCATTTAATTCCATtgttaaaagatatttgtatAGAGCCTGAAATTACACAAAATCTTTCACTGAAATATACTAAATGtactaaaattgtagaaaatgtTATTGCAAAACGCGAAGTAGAAAAGTTAgtagaaattttgcaaatacggaaattttcgattttaataGACGAAAGCACAGATATAACTGATACAAAGTTTATGTGCTtacttgttaaatttatttcaccaacagataaaaaaattaaaacacaattattagaattattagcATTAGATGCTACAAATTGTACCGCtagtaacatttttaaaacttttaaaatatttttaaataaaaaaaatattcctattaaaaatattgttgggATGGCAAGCGATAATGCATCGGTAATGACGGGatgtaataattcttttttttctcatttaaaaactgAAGTACCCGGTGTAGTgctattaaattgtatttgccATTCATCCGCTATTGTAGCAAGTAAAGCGTGTGAAAAATTGCCTAAAagatgtgaaaatttaattagaaatgttaGTACTTATATTTCAGGCAGTGCAAAAAGATGTGCAATTTTAGgcaaatttcagaaattttttaatgttgagaaaaagaaacttcttaaattatcaaatacaaGATGGCTTGTATTACATAATTGCGTAATTAGACTCCTTGAGAACTGggaagttttgaaaaattattttcttgttgcTGTTGTAGAAGATAAATCCCAGTCTGCAGAAGCCATCTTAGCTCAATTAAATGATGAAtctataaaagcttatttactatttttaaaatattcgttacatttttttaataattttaatattcttttccaatcccgtaaaattttaattcataaattatataacagtAGTCAACAAATTATTCATCAAATAGCTCAAAATTTTATGGTTCCGGAGGctttgaaagatattgttACTTTAAATGTAGACGATGAGAGGAATATTAAACATCTGTTAGATATATATGTGGGACCAGATTGTGAAAGTTTTTTGGTAAATCAGCCATTAGTATTCGtgcaagatattaaattaacatgtttaaatttttatataacagcacttaaagaaatgttaaaacgtttgccttataaaaattcattttttaaacaattaacttttttagaTGCCAAAATTGCACTTTATGATGAAGGCAGAAATGAAATTAAAGACTTGTCAATTATTGCttcacattttgaaaatattgacatAACAAAATTAGGATTTGAATGGAGAATTTTGCCAACAGTTATTAATGATACAGAGAAAATAGAATTAGCTTTATTAGAAGTAGACGAAATgtggcaaaaaatatttcattataaagattttaatgaggaaaaaatgtttccaaatttagaattattagttGAGTCAGTGCTTACTTTTCCTCATTCAAATGCGGAAgcagaaagaatattttccattgttacagatgtcaaaaataaaaaaagaaattctttatCCGATAGCATAACTTCCGCAATTTGTACAATTCGTTCGAGTTTTCAGGccgataatattaattgtattaattttgaagttGATGATAGACATTTAGAGTTGCATAAtgcacaaaatttatattcaaaacaCAAATCTGATAgtgcttga